A genome region from Sphingobium sp. WTD-1 includes the following:
- the purD gene encoding phosphoribosylamine--glycine ligase codes for MNILLLGGGGREHALAWKLAQSPRLSTLYAAPGNPGIAQHATLVDLDATDHRAVLDFCTRHSIALVVIGPEAPLVDGLADNLRTMGVAVFGPDKKPAQLEGSKGFTKDLCQRANIPTAGYQRVTSKDGAIAALDDFTLPVVIKADGLAAGKGVIIAETRQEALDALDTMFSGAFGKAGEEVVLEEFMTGEEASFFALTDGSAILPFGSAQDHKRVGDGDTGPNTGGMGAYSPARVLTPEMEAQVIERIIKPTVETLAAEGMPYSGVLYAGLMLTEEGPKLIEYNARFGDPECQVLMMRFDGDLVELLLAVAEGRLAEQGPVALADRTALTIVMAANGYPGTPEKGGAINGIEAAEAQGARVFHAGTAEKDGAIVANGGRVLNVTATGDTVGAAQAAAYAAVDAIDFPTGFCRRDIGWREVAREAQ; via the coding sequence ATGAACATCCTTCTGCTTGGCGGCGGCGGCCGCGAACATGCGCTGGCGTGGAAGCTGGCACAATCGCCACGCCTCTCGACGCTCTATGCGGCGCCTGGCAACCCCGGCATAGCCCAGCATGCCACGCTGGTCGACCTCGACGCGACGGATCATCGCGCGGTGCTGGATTTCTGCACCCGCCATTCGATCGCGCTGGTGGTGATCGGGCCGGAAGCCCCGCTGGTCGACGGCCTGGCCGATAATCTGCGCACCATGGGCGTCGCCGTGTTCGGCCCCGACAAGAAGCCGGCGCAGCTGGAAGGCTCCAAGGGCTTCACCAAGGATCTGTGCCAGCGCGCCAACATCCCGACCGCCGGCTATCAGCGCGTCACCAGCAAGGATGGCGCGATCGCCGCGCTCGACGATTTCACCCTGCCGGTGGTGATCAAGGCCGATGGCCTGGCCGCGGGCAAGGGCGTGATCATCGCCGAAACGCGGCAGGAAGCGCTGGACGCGCTCGACACCATGTTCTCCGGCGCATTCGGCAAGGCCGGCGAGGAAGTGGTGCTGGAAGAGTTCATGACGGGCGAGGAAGCCAGCTTCTTCGCCCTGACCGACGGCAGCGCGATCCTGCCCTTCGGTTCGGCGCAGGACCACAAGCGCGTCGGCGATGGCGACACCGGCCCCAATACCGGCGGCATGGGCGCCTACAGCCCGGCCCGCGTGCTGACCCCCGAAATGGAAGCGCAGGTGATCGAGCGGATCATCAAGCCGACGGTCGAGACGCTGGCCGCAGAAGGCATGCCCTATTCGGGCGTGCTCTATGCCGGGCTGATGCTGACCGAGGAAGGCCCCAAGCTGATCGAATATAATGCCCGGTTCGGCGACCCCGAATGCCAGGTGCTGATGATGCGCTTCGACGGCGACTTGGTCGAGCTGCTGCTGGCGGTGGCCGAAGGCCGGCTGGCCGAGCAAGGGCCGGTCGCGCTGGCGGATCGCACCGCGCTGACCATCGTGATGGCGGCCAATGGCTATCCCGGCACGCCGGAGAAGGGCGGCGCGATCAACGGCATCGAAGCAGCCGAAGCACAGGGCGCCCGCGTCTTCCATGCCGGCACGGCAGAAAAGGATGGTGCGATCGTCGCCAATGGCGGGCGCGTGCTGAACGTCACCGCGACCGGCGATACGGTGGGCGCGGCGCAGGCCGCCGCCTATGCCGCGGTCGACGCGATCGACTTCCCGACCGGATTCTGCCGCCGCGACATTGGCTGGCGCGAGGTTGCCCGCGAGGCGCAATAA
- a CDS encoding acyltransferase codes for MTKNPSIDLLKGLLILLVMGGHAMEVTHQQHVLLWIGSGFRMPLMIGISGYLLNVTRTRSMPTGEMFSRYGRRMLLPWAVAMIVYWLASGGLLSWQTPLDLLLRPPFHLWYVPALFLLILVTRLLPLSPLLLLAIGAPVSLATMYSFGLDHGAVGGSLLSPDSRFLRYPVYFFFGMLMAERGMPKRYLWPVLLVGALGLFWWSDLYGTGNALAFVPARLLMCLALIALLPSISAVRLHFGPINRIGRESLFFYLWHPLVMGLVAMLDPHGAVILAGAVLLLYIASALAGQGRLPPLLLGAVPHRRPAPVAMPPEPATVTV; via the coding sequence GTGACCAAGAACCCGTCGATCGACCTGCTGAAAGGCTTGCTGATCCTGCTCGTCATGGGCGGGCATGCGATGGAAGTAACGCATCAGCAGCATGTCCTGCTGTGGATCGGCTCGGGTTTCCGCATGCCGTTGATGATCGGCATTTCCGGCTACCTGCTCAACGTCACTCGTACCCGCTCCATGCCGACGGGCGAGATGTTCAGCCGCTATGGCCGACGCATGCTGCTGCCCTGGGCCGTGGCGATGATCGTCTACTGGCTCGCCAGCGGCGGCCTGCTTTCCTGGCAGACGCCGCTCGACCTGTTGCTGCGTCCGCCTTTCCATCTCTGGTATGTGCCGGCGCTGTTCCTTTTGATCCTGGTGACCCGGCTGCTGCCGCTTTCGCCGCTCTTGCTGCTGGCGATCGGCGCGCCCGTCAGCCTGGCCACCATGTATAGTTTCGGCCTCGACCATGGCGCGGTCGGTGGCAGCCTGTTGTCGCCCGACAGCCGCTTCCTGCGCTATCCGGTCTATTTCTTCTTCGGCATGCTGATGGCCGAACGGGGCATGCCCAAACGCTATCTATGGCCCGTGCTGCTGGTCGGGGCGCTGGGGCTGTTCTGGTGGTCGGATCTTTATGGCACCGGCAATGCGCTCGCCTTCGTGCCCGCCCGCTTGCTGATGTGCCTGGCGCTGATCGCGCTGCTGCCCAGCATCTCGGCGGTGCGCCTGCATTTCGGCCCGATCAACCGGATCGGGCGCGAAAGCCTGTTCTTCTATCTCTGGCATCCGCTGGTGATGGGGCTGGTGGCGATGCTCGACCCGCATGGCGCCGTCATTCTCGCTGGAGCAGTGCTGCTGCTCTACATCGCCAGCGCGCTTGCGGGGCAGGGGCGATTGCCGCCCCTGTTGCTGGGCGCGGTGCCGCATCGCAGGCCGGCCCCGGTCGCCATGCCACCGGAACCGGCAACGGTCACGGTTTAG
- a CDS encoding GDSL-type esterase/lipase family protein: MQRLDSPLGKRLLALSIFCVIVGGWFAFTHYRDASQTLPDGQGREGPCALWFVGSSSIKRWTSLEQDMAPWIAHNRGINSATFNEIVPRFANIEPGTPKPAAIILYAGENDLAGGRQLRPIFHDLARFLELRSDMLGDVPVIILSMKPSPGRWAIFPQQQIYNDATRRLIPHMQDVHYADITTPLLKDGKLGDNYQPDKVHMNPAGYRIWADVVRAKLHDVLPEKTVKACAG, from the coding sequence TTGCAGAGACTGGATTCCCCATTGGGCAAGCGGTTGCTGGCCCTGTCGATTTTTTGCGTGATCGTCGGAGGCTGGTTCGCCTTCACCCATTATCGCGACGCCAGCCAGACCCTGCCGGATGGGCAGGGTCGCGAGGGGCCGTGCGCCCTGTGGTTCGTTGGCAGTTCGTCGATCAAGCGGTGGACCAGCCTGGAACAGGACATGGCGCCCTGGATCGCGCATAATCGCGGCATCAACAGCGCCACCTTCAACGAGATAGTGCCGCGCTTCGCCAATATCGAGCCGGGAACGCCCAAACCGGCGGCGATCATCCTCTATGCCGGCGAGAATGACCTGGCAGGCGGGCGACAGTTGCGGCCGATCTTCCACGATCTGGCGCGCTTCCTGGAGTTGCGCAGCGACATGCTGGGCGACGTGCCGGTCATCATATTGTCGATGAAGCCCAGTCCGGGGCGCTGGGCGATCTTTCCGCAGCAGCAAATCTATAATGATGCGACCCGGCGGCTGATCCCGCACATGCAGGACGTCCATTATGCCGACATCACCACGCCGCTGCTGAAGGACGGCAAGCTGGGCGACAATTATCAGCCCGACAAGGTGCATATGAATCCGGCCGGTTACCGCATCTGGGCCGATGTGGTGCGGGCCAAGCTGCACGACGTTCTGCCGGAGAAGACGGTGAAGGCCTGCGCCGGCTGA
- a CDS encoding 3'(2'),5'-bisphosphate nucleotidase CysQ, protein MPAAEPLLPAVVAAVTDAADRALALWADGETRVRQWEKVPGHPVCEADLEIDVMLRERLAAIDPQAGWLSEETADTVHRLGVSRVWVVDPIDGTRDYLRGRPGWAVSVALVEDGAVRLGILAAPARKELWIAQAGQGATRNGVPLHAGNRTMLPGARVPADQLPRADRDLVTVDKPNSIALRMAMVAADEADLVATVRWGNEWDVAASALIAQEAGAIVTDALGDPLAFNRPQPVAFGLLCAAPGIHAAAAARLAPRAKEILGKA, encoded by the coding sequence TTGCCGGCGGCTGAGCCTCTGTTGCCGGCCGTCGTCGCGGCGGTCACCGATGCGGCCGATCGCGCGCTGGCGCTATGGGCAGATGGCGAAACGCGCGTGCGCCAGTGGGAAAAGGTGCCCGGCCATCCCGTCTGCGAGGCGGACCTGGAAATCGACGTCATGCTGCGCGAACGGCTGGCGGCGATCGATCCGCAGGCCGGCTGGCTGTCGGAAGAAACGGCCGATACCGTGCATCGGCTCGGCGTATCGCGCGTCTGGGTGGTCGATCCGATCGACGGCACCCGCGACTATCTGCGCGGCAGGCCCGGCTGGGCCGTCTCGGTCGCCCTGGTCGAGGATGGGGCGGTCAGGCTCGGCATTTTGGCGGCACCCGCGCGCAAGGAATTGTGGATTGCGCAGGCAGGGCAGGGGGCGACCCGCAATGGCGTGCCGCTCCATGCCGGCAATCGCACCATGCTGCCCGGCGCCCGCGTGCCCGCCGATCAGTTGCCGCGCGCGGACCGCGATCTCGTCACCGTGGACAAGCCCAACAGCATCGCGCTGCGCATGGCGATGGTCGCTGCCGACGAGGCCGATCTGGTCGCCACCGTGCGCTGGGGCAATGAATGGGACGTCGCTGCCTCCGCCCTGATCGCGCAGGAGGCCGGCGCCATCGTCACCGATGCGCTGGGCGATCCGCTCGCCTTCAACCGGCCCCAGCCGGTCGCCTTCGGCCTGCTCTGCGCGGCGCCGGGCATCCATGCCGCCGCCGCTGCCCGCCTCGCGCCGCGCGCGAAGGAGATATTGGGCAAGGCCTGA
- a CDS encoding metallopeptidase TldD-related protein, whose translation MLSLEEAQSRAQDLVTAARKAGADAADAIYACNASTTVAVRLGALEDVERSEGEEIGLRVFIGQRSASISASDMNPATLATLIDRSIAMAREAPEDPYAGLAPEDRLLRKRAPSLDLVDEEEPEPAALRERALIAEEAARSIPGITNSEGGGAASGRSQVALATSHGFAGAYAATNHSTWASVLAGSGADMQRDHASHASRHLKDLDDAEAVGLRAGQRAVARLNPGKVDSGVMPVIFDPRIGSSLVGHLIGGMVGPAIARRSSFLLDSLGETLFDSKITIIDDPLLLRGLRSRPFDGEGLPVERRALIEDGVLTGWLMDSASARQLGLEPTGHASRGGAGAPGAGITNVHMEAGSLSVGELMADVKRGIYVTELIGMGVNGVTGDYSRGAAGFLIENGAVGPAVSEITIAGNLKDMFRTLVPANDLMFRYAMNVPTLRVDGMTVAGG comes from the coding sequence ATGCTCAGCCTCGAAGAAGCCCAGTCGCGCGCGCAGGATCTGGTGACGGCGGCGCGCAAGGCGGGGGCAGACGCGGCCGACGCCATCTATGCCTGCAATGCCTCGACCACGGTGGCGGTGCGGCTTGGGGCGCTGGAGGATGTCGAACGGTCCGAGGGTGAGGAGATCGGCCTGCGCGTCTTCATCGGCCAGCGCTCGGCCAGCATTTCCGCGTCGGACATGAACCCGGCGACGCTCGCCACCCTGATCGATCGCAGCATCGCCATGGCGCGCGAGGCTCCGGAAGATCCCTATGCCGGCCTGGCGCCGGAGGATCGCCTGCTCAGGAAGCGCGCGCCGTCGCTCGACCTGGTCGACGAGGAAGAGCCCGAACCCGCCGCGCTGCGCGAACGCGCGCTGATCGCGGAAGAAGCGGCGCGCAGCATCCCCGGCATCACCAACAGCGAAGGCGGCGGCGCCGCCAGCGGCCGCAGCCAGGTCGCGCTCGCCACCAGCCATGGCTTTGCCGGCGCCTATGCCGCGACCAATCATTCGACCTGGGCCAGCGTGCTCGCGGGCAGCGGCGCCGACATGCAGCGCGACCATGCCAGCCATGCCAGCCGCCATCTCAAGGATCTGGACGATGCCGAAGCGGTCGGCCTGCGCGCCGGCCAGCGCGCGGTCGCCCGGCTCAATCCCGGCAAGGTTGACAGCGGCGTCATGCCGGTCATCTTCGATCCGCGCATCGGCTCCAGCCTGGTCGGTCATCTGATCGGCGGCATGGTCGGCCCGGCGATCGCTCGCCGCTCCAGCTTCCTGCTGGACTCGCTGGGCGAAACATTGTTCGACAGCAAGATCACGATCATCGACGATCCGCTGCTGCTGCGCGGCCTGCGCTCGCGCCCGTTCGACGGCGAAGGGCTGCCGGTCGAGCGCCGCGCGCTGATCGAGGATGGCGTGCTGACCGGCTGGCTGATGGACAGCGCCTCGGCCCGCCAGCTTGGCCTGGAACCCACCGGCCATGCCAGCCGGGGCGGCGCCGGTGCGCCGGGCGCGGGTATCACCAATGTCCATATGGAAGCGGGCAGCCTGTCGGTCGGCGAACTGATGGCCGATGTGAAGCGCGGCATCTATGTCACCGAACTGATCGGCATGGGCGTCAATGGCGTCACCGGTGACTATAGCCGCGGCGCCGCCGGCTTCCTGATCGAAAATGGCGCGGTCGGCCCGGCCGTGTCGGAAATCACCATCGCCGGCAATCTGAAGGACATGTTCCGCACCTTGGTGCCGGCCAATGACCTGATGTTCCGCTATGCCATGAACGTGCCGACCCTGCGCGTCGACGGGATGACCGTTGCCGGCGGCTGA
- the nudC gene encoding NAD(+) diphosphatase: MHGTDPQAHGLPGFVGGTLDRVDHIRSNPALHAQVFASPNARLLILEGLEPVTDDHGLALAPLGPDARIEEHVLLGVDLQDRPIFAHLVETLEQGPNATPRSRGLADLVSASDVALYGTARSLVFWHARHRFCSVCGAPTHAHKAGWARRCEACGSEHFPRVDPVSIMLAEHQGRVLLGRQHSWPPGRYSALAGFIEPGETVEEAVARELKEEAGITVHSVRYVMSQPWPFPSSLMIACVAQCDDPALILDETEIEHAFWCDADGVAAALAGDPDAPFLAPPRMAVAWHLLDHWLRGAVAPSDARA; encoded by the coding sequence ATGCACGGAACTGACCCCCAAGCGCACGGCCTGCCCGGTTTCGTCGGCGGCACGCTCGACCGGGTCGATCATATCCGCAGCAACCCCGCACTCCATGCGCAGGTCTTTGCCTCGCCCAATGCCCGGTTGCTGATCCTCGAAGGTCTCGAACCGGTGACGGACGATCATGGCCTGGCCCTGGCGCCGCTTGGCCCCGACGCCCGGATCGAGGAACATGTATTGCTGGGTGTCGATCTGCAGGACCGGCCGATCTTCGCCCATCTGGTCGAGACGCTGGAGCAAGGCCCCAATGCGACGCCGCGGTCGCGCGGCCTCGCCGATCTCGTCTCCGCGTCCGATGTCGCGCTCTACGGCACTGCGCGCAGCCTCGTCTTCTGGCATGCCCGGCATCGCTTCTGTTCGGTCTGCGGTGCGCCGACCCATGCGCACAAGGCCGGCTGGGCACGCCGCTGCGAAGCCTGCGGCTCCGAACATTTTCCGCGCGTCGATCCGGTTTCGATCATGCTCGCCGAACATCAGGGCCGTGTTCTGCTCGGCCGCCAGCATAGCTGGCCGCCCGGCCGCTATTCCGCGCTCGCCGGCTTCATCGAGCCGGGCGAGACGGTCGAGGAAGCGGTCGCGCGCGAACTGAAGGAGGAAGCGGGCATTACCGTTCACTCCGTCCGCTATGTGATGAGCCAGCCCTGGCCCTTTCCGTCCTCGCTGATGATCGCCTGCGTCGCCCAGTGCGACGATCCCGCGCTGATCCTGGACGAGACCGAGATCGAACATGCCTTCTGGTGCGATGCCGATGGCGTCGCCGCCGCGCTGGCGGGCGATCCCGACGCGCCCTTCCTCGCGCCGCCGCGCATGGCGGTTGCCTGGCACCTGCTCGACCATTGGCTGCGCGGCGCGGTTGCCCCGTCCGACGCAAGGGCGTAA
- a CDS encoding A/G-specific adenine glycosylase, with the protein MRVEMSGSKIARDLLAHYDVHARRLPWRAPPGANAADPYHVWLSEVMLQQTTVAAVGPYFEKFTVRWPTVEDLAASADADLMAAWAGLGYYARARNLLACARAVVADHGGRFPDTEEALRALPGLGAYTAAAVAAIAFGRRAVVVDANVERVVARLFAIATPLPAARPDIRAAADSITPDLRAGDFAQAMMDLGATICTARNPACGICPLRQDCAAVRTADPAAFPVKAPKKAKPHRLGHAWWIERSDGHVWLVRRPDKGLLGGMRALPSSDWNAAPDATPPFAAPWQTIDPPVAHVFTHFSLALSVHTTHVGLDHVPAGAGEWWPRAGIGEAGLPTLFARAADAAMKEMTDDARN; encoded by the coding sequence ATGCGCGTCGAGATGTCGGGTTCAAAAATCGCACGGGATCTGTTGGCCCATTATGACGTCCATGCCCGGCGCCTGCCCTGGCGCGCGCCGCCGGGCGCCAATGCGGCCGATCCCTATCATGTCTGGCTGTCCGAAGTGATGCTGCAACAGACCACGGTCGCGGCGGTCGGGCCTTATTTCGAGAAATTCACGGTCCGCTGGCCGACGGTGGAGGATCTGGCCGCCAGCGCCGACGCCGACCTGATGGCCGCCTGGGCGGGGCTGGGCTATTATGCCCGCGCCCGCAACCTGCTGGCCTGCGCCCGCGCCGTGGTGGCCGATCATGGCGGCCGCTTCCCCGACACCGAAGAGGCATTGCGCGCCCTGCCGGGCCTGGGCGCCTATACAGCCGCCGCCGTCGCCGCGATCGCCTTCGGGCGGCGCGCCGTCGTGGTCGATGCCAATGTCGAGCGGGTGGTCGCCCGTTTGTTCGCGATTGCGACGCCGCTGCCCGCGGCCCGGCCGGACATCCGCGCCGCGGCCGACAGCATCACGCCGGACCTGCGCGCCGGCGATTTTGCCCAGGCGATGATGGACCTGGGCGCCACCATCTGCACGGCGCGCAACCCCGCCTGCGGCATTTGCCCGCTGCGTCAGGATTGCGCGGCGGTGCGCACTGCCGATCCCGCCGCCTTCCCGGTCAAGGCGCCGAAAAAGGCCAAGCCCCATCGCCTGGGCCATGCCTGGTGGATCGAACGCAGCGACGGTCATGTCTGGCTGGTGCGACGCCCGGACAAGGGATTGCTGGGCGGCATGCGCGCGCTGCCCAGTTCCGACTGGAATGCGGCGCCCGACGCCACGCCGCCCTTCGCCGCGCCGTGGCAGACCATCGATCCGCCGGTCGCCCATGTCTTCACCCATTTCTCGCTGGCGCTCAGCGTCCACACTACCCATGTGGGGCTGGACCATGTGCCGGCGGGCGCGGGCGAATGGTGGCCGCGCGCCGGGATCGGCGAGGCGGGGCTGCCCACCCTGTTTGCGCGGGCGGCCGATGCGGCGATGAAGGAGATGACGGACGATGCACGGAACTGA
- a CDS encoding DciA family protein, translated as MTERPPTAKKTSRAAPPAERPRVGAPRAIADLMPEIGRTAFRKFGFVQSSIVTRWNDIVGADYAAITAPESIRFPVGQKSGGTLQLTVMSGHAPMIQHALPDIIERVNRFFGYAAVAKVAMKQGMVGPAPVERRPPPRNLKPIPVELGDSLRDIGDPELRKVLESLAQGLANSNGLPKIG; from the coding sequence ATGACGGAACGCCCCCCGACCGCGAAAAAGACGAGCCGCGCCGCGCCGCCGGCCGAGCGCCCCCGCGTGGGTGCGCCGCGCGCGATCGCCGACCTGATGCCGGAGATTGGCCGTACCGCCTTTCGCAAGTTCGGTTTCGTCCAGTCGAGCATCGTCACCCGCTGGAACGATATCGTCGGTGCCGACTATGCCGCGATCACCGCGCCCGAGTCGATCCGCTTCCCGGTCGGCCAGAAATCGGGCGGCACGCTGCAACTCACCGTGATGAGCGGCCATGCGCCGATGATCCAGCATGCGCTGCCCGACATCATCGAGCGGGTGAACCGTTTCTTCGGCTATGCCGCCGTCGCCAAGGTGGCGATGAAGCAGGGCATGGTCGGCCCCGCGCCGGTCGAGCGGCGCCCGCCGCCCCGCAACCTCAAACCCATTCCGGTCGAGCTGGGGGATTCCCTGCGCGACATCGGTGATCCGGAATTGCGCAAAGTCCTCGAATCGCTGGCACAGGGGCTTGCGAATTCGAATGGCCTGCCCAAGATCGGTTGA
- a CDS encoding thioredoxin domain-containing protein: MTKFRLSLLALIAVPAIAVAAAPNWVAQVVRSPIGGHVMGNPAAPTKLVEYVSYTCSHCAHFVNDASASLKADYVKGGKVSAEVRNAVRDKYDLTAALLARCGGAKRFMGNHEALFANQDAWMEQIMAYDKGAAKPTEQKAALRDIGQKTGLYALMNKRGFTNAQLDACIADPASEKAILAMTDEAWNKVKITGTPGFVVNGTLVQGSTWELLKAALPAAAR; this comes from the coding sequence ATGACCAAGTTCCGCCTTTCCCTGCTTGCCCTGATCGCCGTTCCCGCCATCGCCGTCGCCGCCGCGCCCAACTGGGTCGCGCAGGTGGTGCGTTCGCCGATCGGCGGCCATGTCATGGGCAACCCGGCCGCGCCGACCAAGCTGGTCGAATATGTGAGCTATACCTGCAGCCACTGCGCCCATTTCGTGAATGATGCGAGTGCATCGCTGAAGGCCGATTATGTGAAGGGTGGCAAGGTCAGCGCCGAGGTGCGCAACGCGGTGCGCGACAAATATGACCTTACCGCCGCGCTGCTGGCCCGTTGCGGCGGCGCCAAGCGCTTCATGGGCAATCATGAGGCGCTGTTCGCCAACCAGGATGCCTGGATGGAGCAGATCATGGCGTACGACAAGGGCGCGGCCAAGCCGACCGAGCAGAAGGCGGCGCTGCGCGACATCGGCCAGAAGACCGGCCTGTATGCGCTGATGAACAAGCGCGGCTTCACCAATGCGCAGCTCGACGCCTGCATCGCCGACCCGGCTTCGGAAAAGGCGATCCTGGCGATGACCGACGAGGCGTGGAACAAGGTCAAGATCACCGGCACGCCCGGCTTCGTCGTCAACGGCACACTGGTCCAGGGATCGACCTGGGAGTTGCTCAAGGCCGCATTGCCCGCAGCCGCCCGCTGA
- a CDS encoding thioredoxin domain-containing protein, with the protein MKVLSGLALIALSLTLAGCGKKDEGNATSAAPIAAVAAPAGTSWSETVAETPEGNFVMGNPNAKLKLVEYGSFTCSHCRDFAHESSEELKAMVDSGKISYEFRVYVRDPIDITTALLARCGGKDIYYPLSEQFFANQSAMFEKAQGLGDAPYQAMVSAPPAQRFGQLANALGLIDYAKQRGIAEDQAKQCLADTATAEKLAKGVEAANAQYNISGTPTFLMNGVVVENASSWPVLKNKLKEAGI; encoded by the coding sequence GTGAAAGTCCTGTCCGGCCTTGCCCTTATCGCCCTGTCCCTGACGCTTGCCGGTTGCGGCAAGAAGGATGAGGGCAATGCAACCTCCGCCGCACCGATCGCCGCCGTGGCCGCGCCCGCCGGCACCAGCTGGTCGGAAACCGTCGCCGAAACGCCCGAGGGCAATTTCGTGATGGGCAATCCCAATGCCAAGCTGAAGCTGGTCGAATATGGCTCCTTCACCTGCAGCCACTGCCGCGACTTCGCCCATGAATCGTCGGAAGAACTGAAGGCGATGGTCGATAGCGGCAAGATCAGCTACGAATTCCGCGTCTATGTCCGCGACCCGATCGACATCACGACGGCGCTGCTGGCCCGTTGCGGCGGCAAGGACATCTATTATCCGCTGTCGGAACAGTTCTTCGCCAACCAGAGCGCGATGTTCGAAAAGGCGCAGGGCCTGGGCGACGCCCCCTATCAGGCGATGGTGTCGGCGCCGCCGGCGCAGCGTTTCGGCCAGCTGGCCAACGCGCTGGGCCTCATCGACTATGCCAAGCAGCGCGGCATTGCCGAGGATCAGGCCAAGCAGTGCCTGGCCGACACGGCAACTGCCGAGAAGCTGGCCAAGGGCGTCGAAGCGGCCAATGCCCAATATAATATCTCCGGCACGCCGACCTTCCTGATGAACGGCGTGGTGGTCGAGAATGCCTCGTCCTGGCCGGTGCTGAAGAACAAGCTCAAGGAAGCGGGTATCTGA